From one Synechocystis sp. PCC 6803 substr. PCC-P genomic stretch:
- a CDS encoding pre-16S rRNA-processing nuclease YqgF yields MGRWPTGKLNKLPSCMNYLGFDPGRDKCGVAVMTGDRQILYHETIAAQEVPQRLPALCEQYQVEQVVMGNQTTAKQWQKQLQSYLLPAMALALVNEKNSTVEARQRYWQMYPPQGLGRLVPLGLRTPPRPVDDIVAILLIERYLDLDSGRC; encoded by the coding sequence ATGGGACGTTGGCCCACTGGAAAATTAAATAAATTACCAAGTTGTATGAATTATTTAGGATTTGATCCTGGTCGGGATAAATGCGGGGTGGCGGTGATGACTGGCGATCGCCAAATTTTGTACCATGAAACCATTGCGGCCCAGGAAGTGCCCCAGCGACTGCCGGCCCTGTGTGAGCAGTATCAAGTGGAGCAAGTAGTAATGGGGAATCAAACCACCGCTAAACAATGGCAAAAACAATTGCAAAGTTACTTACTCCCAGCCATGGCCCTGGCATTGGTGAACGAAAAAAACAGTACTGTGGAAGCCAGGCAAAGATATTGGCAAATGTATCCTCCTCAGGGATTAGGGCGTTTGGTGCCCTTGGGTTTGAGGACTCCCCCCCGCCCGGTGGATGATATTGTTGCTATTTTGTTGATTGAGCGTTATCTGGATTTGGATAGCGGCCGTTGCTAG
- the purM gene encoding phosphoribosylformylglycinamidine cyclo-ligase: MDYRQAGVDVEAGREFVSRIRQQVESTFRPEVMGGIGGFAGLFEIPAGYKAPVLVSGTDGVGTKLKIAQAMDQHHTIGIDLVAMCVNDILTTGAEPLYFLDYLATGKLEPAQLADVVTGIVEGCKQSGCALLGGETAEMPGFYGAGEYDAAGFAVGIVEKSQLLNGSQVNIGDVAIAVESSGVHSNGFSLVRKIIESNGWQWSDCLPEWGGQSLGEIFLEPTRIYVKPIQALLKSGINIHGMAHITGGGLPENLPRCLGQGQSIQVKAGSWQPLPVFNWLADKGQVNSTAMLETFNLGVGFVVLVSPEQRQTTLDFFSGQGLVANQIGTVIEGDGAFVWLD; this comes from the coding sequence ATGGATTATCGGCAAGCGGGCGTAGATGTGGAAGCAGGCAGGGAATTTGTCAGCCGCATTCGGCAACAGGTGGAAAGTACCTTTCGCCCAGAGGTTATGGGGGGCATTGGCGGTTTTGCCGGGCTGTTTGAGATTCCCGCTGGCTATAAAGCACCGGTGTTGGTTTCCGGCACAGACGGGGTGGGTACAAAACTGAAGATTGCCCAGGCCATGGACCAACACCACACCATTGGCATTGATTTGGTGGCTATGTGTGTAAATGATATTTTGACCACCGGAGCAGAACCCCTATATTTTCTCGATTATTTAGCCACGGGCAAGTTGGAACCGGCCCAATTGGCCGATGTGGTCACCGGCATTGTGGAAGGCTGTAAACAATCTGGCTGTGCTTTGTTGGGGGGGGAAACAGCGGAAATGCCTGGTTTTTACGGGGCAGGAGAATATGATGCGGCGGGCTTTGCGGTGGGCATTGTGGAAAAGTCCCAATTACTCAACGGCTCCCAGGTAAACATTGGCGATGTGGCGATCGCCGTGGAGAGTTCGGGGGTCCACAGTAATGGTTTTAGTCTGGTGCGGAAAATCATTGAAAGCAATGGCTGGCAATGGTCTGATTGTTTACCAGAGTGGGGAGGCCAGTCCTTAGGAGAAATCTTTTTAGAACCCACCAGGATCTACGTCAAACCTATCCAGGCGTTATTGAAGTCAGGCATTAACATCCACGGCATGGCCCACATTACCGGCGGCGGATTGCCAGAAAATCTCCCCCGCTGTTTGGGGCAGGGGCAATCCATCCAAGTCAAAGCTGGAAGTTGGCAACCCTTACCCGTATTTAACTGGTTAGCTGACAAAGGCCAAGTCAACTCCACTGCCATGCTGGAAACCTTTAATTTGGGGGTAGGTTTTGTGGTGCTTGTCTCTCCGGAGCAGAGGCAGACAACCCTAGATTTTTTCTCCGGGCAGGGGCTGGTGGCTAATCAGATTGGGACAGTAATCGAAGGCGATGGCGCTTTTGTTTGGCTAGATTAG
- a CDS encoding MoxR family ATPase → MREQISVLTQNLSQTIVGKDEAIRLVLVALLSGGHALLEDVPGVGKTLLAKSLARSINGKFQRVQCTPDLLPTDITGTNIWNPSSREFEFLPGPAFANILLADEINRATPRTQAALLEVMEEKQVTVDGETRLVPHPFFVIATQNPIEYQGTFPLPEAQLDRFALSLSLGYPSEAEELKMLQRQQNPEAIAVGDLESCISLEEVEALQKAVRQVKLTEDLQQYLLRLVRASRTDEDVTLGVSPRGTTALQRATQAFAFLEERDYAIDDDVKFVAPHVLAHRLIPASGKDPKAILQRLLDSVPI, encoded by the coding sequence ATGCGAGAACAGATTTCTGTCCTTACCCAAAATCTTAGTCAAACCATTGTGGGCAAGGATGAGGCTATTCGTTTGGTGTTGGTGGCCCTGTTGAGTGGGGGCCATGCTTTGCTGGAAGATGTGCCCGGTGTGGGCAAAACCCTCTTAGCTAAGTCCCTGGCCCGTTCCATTAACGGCAAGTTTCAGCGGGTGCAGTGTACCCCCGATTTATTACCAACAGATATTACCGGCACTAACATTTGGAACCCCAGTAGTCGTGAGTTTGAGTTTTTGCCCGGCCCGGCGTTTGCCAATATTCTCTTAGCCGATGAAATTAACCGGGCTACCCCCCGCACCCAGGCTGCTTTGTTGGAGGTGATGGAAGAAAAACAGGTCACAGTGGACGGTGAAACCCGTTTGGTGCCCCATCCGTTTTTTGTCATTGCTACCCAAAATCCCATTGAGTACCAGGGCACTTTTCCCTTGCCAGAGGCCCAGTTAGATCGTTTTGCCCTTTCCCTCAGTTTGGGTTATCCGTCGGAAGCAGAAGAACTGAAAATGCTCCAGCGGCAACAAAATCCAGAGGCGATCGCCGTGGGAGATTTAGAGTCTTGCATTTCCTTGGAAGAAGTGGAGGCATTACAAAAAGCGGTGCGGCAGGTAAAACTAACGGAGGATTTGCAACAGTATCTCCTACGCTTAGTGCGGGCCTCCCGGACTGATGAGGACGTTACTTTGGGGGTTAGTCCCCGGGGCACAACAGCTCTACAACGGGCAACCCAAGCCTTTGCCTTTTTGGAAGAACGGGATTATGCCATTGACGACGATGTGAAATTTGTTGCTCCCCATGTGTTAGCCCACCGCTTAATTCCTGCGAGCGGCAAAGATCCCAAGGCAATTTTGCAAAGACTTTTGGACAGCGTACCCATTTAA
- the rfbB gene encoding dTDP-glucose 4,6-dehydratase, giving the protein MAKTPILVTGGAGFIGANFVYHCVQTCGDRRIVVLDALTYAGNRATLAPLEKLPNFRFVQGDIGDRHLVDQLLREEQIETIAHFAAESHVDRSILGPGAFVQTNVVGTFTLLEAFREHWQRRGNPAQFRFLHVSTDEVYGSLTPNEPGFSETTPYSPNSPYSASKAGSDHLVRAYFHTYGLPTLITNCSNNYGPYQFPEKLIPLMCLNILRGEKLPVYGDGQNVRDWLYVTDHCQALDLVLHQALPGATYNIGGNNEVKNIELVEILCDLMDELAPDLPVKPARQLISYVTDRPGHDRRYAIDASKIKRELGWEPKVTVERGLRQTVQWYLDHEAWWRPLLG; this is encoded by the coding sequence ATGGCAAAAACTCCCATTTTGGTCACCGGTGGGGCCGGTTTTATCGGTGCCAACTTTGTTTACCATTGCGTTCAAACCTGCGGCGATCGCCGTATTGTTGTCCTCGATGCCCTCACCTATGCTGGGAACCGAGCCACTTTAGCACCATTGGAAAAACTGCCCAATTTTCGCTTTGTCCAGGGAGATATTGGCGATCGCCATTTGGTGGATCAACTATTGAGGGAAGAGCAGATTGAGACCATAGCCCATTTTGCGGCGGAATCCCATGTGGACCGTTCCATCCTTGGCCCTGGAGCCTTTGTACAAACCAATGTGGTGGGTACTTTCACCCTGTTGGAAGCTTTTCGAGAACATTGGCAAAGGCGGGGAAACCCAGCCCAATTTCGCTTTCTCCACGTTTCCACCGATGAAGTTTACGGCAGTTTAACCCCCAATGAACCGGGTTTTTCGGAAACCACCCCCTATTCCCCCAACAGTCCCTATTCCGCTTCCAAGGCCGGCAGTGATCATTTGGTGCGGGCCTATTTTCACACCTACGGCTTGCCCACTTTAATTACTAATTGTTCCAACAATTATGGCCCCTACCAATTTCCCGAAAAGTTAATTCCCCTCATGTGCCTCAACATTCTGCGTGGGGAAAAGTTGCCGGTGTATGGTGACGGTCAAAATGTGCGGGATTGGCTTTATGTCACAGACCACTGCCAAGCTCTGGACTTAGTTTTGCACCAAGCCTTGCCAGGGGCAACCTACAACATTGGCGGCAACAATGAAGTTAAAAATATTGAATTGGTAGAAATTTTATGCGACTTGATGGACGAATTAGCTCCTGATTTACCAGTTAAGCCGGCACGACAACTGATTAGCTATGTGACCGATCGCCCTGGGCATGATCGCCGCTACGCCATTGATGCCAGCAAGATTAAACGGGAGTTGGGCTGGGAACCAAAAGTAACAGTGGAACGGGGCTTAAGACAAACAGTGCAATGGTATTTAGACCATGAAGCCTGGTGGAGGCCCCTGTTGGGTTAG
- a CDS encoding ABC transporter permease has product MDWWKKLRRNSLARWGAILLLLFYVAVIGADIFAPYNPYNAQVDGSLLPPTQIHWRSPGGKWIGPTVYPTRQLPTDLETGLRPLEIDFSQPSPVRLWVQGDSYVWGQIKLPLPPSFAPVEIFPGIPGDRHLIGTLGPGKLNLLGTDEQGRDQFSRLLFGGRISLFIGLIGITISFPLGMVVGGIAGYFGGWLDVVLMRLVEVLMTIPGIYLLVALAAVLPPGLSSAQRFLLIVVITSFISWSGLARVIRGQVLSLKQQEYVQAAKAMGAGAPRIIVRHILPQTASYIIISATLAVPGFIVAESVLSLIGLGIQQPDPSWGNLLSIATNASILVLQPWLVWPPAVLIILTVLAFNLLGDGLRDALDPRSLGE; this is encoded by the coding sequence ATGGATTGGTGGAAAAAACTGCGGCGCAATAGCCTGGCTCGTTGGGGTGCCATACTACTATTGTTGTTTTACGTCGCTGTCATTGGAGCGGATATTTTTGCCCCCTATAATCCCTACAACGCCCAAGTGGATGGTTCCCTACTGCCTCCCACCCAAATCCATTGGCGATCGCCGGGGGGGAAATGGATCGGGCCCACCGTTTACCCCACCCGCCAGTTACCCACCGATTTAGAAACGGGATTAAGACCTTTAGAGATAGATTTCAGCCAACCTTCCCCAGTCCGCCTTTGGGTCCAAGGGGATAGTTACGTCTGGGGACAAATTAAATTACCCTTACCCCCCAGTTTTGCCCCAGTGGAAATTTTTCCGGGTATCCCAGGCGATCGCCATTTAATTGGTACCTTAGGGCCGGGTAAGCTCAACTTATTGGGGACAGACGAACAAGGAAGGGATCAATTTAGCCGTTTATTATTTGGTGGCCGCATTAGTTTATTCATTGGCTTGATTGGGATTACCATTTCCTTTCCCCTGGGCATGGTGGTGGGAGGCATTGCTGGATACTTCGGTGGTTGGTTAGACGTGGTTTTAATGCGTCTAGTAGAAGTGCTGATGACCATCCCTGGCATTTACCTGTTGGTGGCCCTAGCGGCGGTGTTACCTCCTGGTCTGAGCAGTGCCCAAAGGTTTTTGCTCATTGTGGTAATTACTTCTTTCATTAGTTGGTCTGGGTTAGCTAGGGTAATTCGAGGTCAAGTGCTTTCCCTCAAACAACAGGAATACGTCCAAGCCGCCAAAGCCATGGGGGCCGGGGCACCAAGGATTATTGTGCGCCACATTTTGCCCCAAACCGCCAGTTACATTATTATTTCCGCCACGTTGGCAGTGCCCGGATTTATTGTGGCCGAATCAGTGTTGAGCTTGATCGGCCTGGGCATTCAACAACCGGATCCTAGTTGGGGAAATTTACTTTCCATTGCCACCAATGCTTCTATCTTGGTGTTGCAACCTTGGTTGGTCTGGCCCCCCGCAGTACTAATTATTTTGACTGTCTTGGCCTTTAATCTATTGGGAGACGGCCTGCGAGATGCCCTAGATCCCCGCAGTTTAGGGGAATAA
- a CDS encoding replicative DNA helicase encodes MAANPALPPQNIEAEECILGGILLDPEAMGRIIDLLVVDAFYVKAHRLIYEAMLSLHGQSQPTDLMSVSSWLQDHHHFEAIGGMVKLTQLLDRTISAVNIDRFAALIMDKYLRRQLIAAGHDIVDLGYETSKELETIFDESEQKIFRLTQSRPQAGLVPLSETLVNTFIELDKLHEKLSSPGVETQFYDLDAMTGGLQRADLIILAGRPSMGKTAFGLGIAANIAKNQNLPVAIFSLEMSKEQLALRLVASESLIDSNRLRTGHFSQAEFEPLTAAMGTLSSLPIYIDDTASISVTQMRSQVRRLQSEQKGPLGMVLIDYLQLMEGGSDNRVQELSKITRSLKGLAREINAPVIALSQLSRAVESRTNKRPMMSDLRESGCISGDSLISLASTGKRVSIKDLLDEKDFEIWAINEQTMKLESAKVSRVFCTGKKLVYILKTRLGRTIKATANHRFLTIDGWKRLDELSLKEHIALPRKLESSSLQLMSDEELGLLGHLIGDGCTLPRHAIQYTSNKIELAEKVVELAKAVFGDQINPRISQERQWYQVYIPASYRLTHNKKNPITKWLENLDVFGLRSYEKFVPNQVFEQPQRAIAIFLRHLWSTDGCVKLIVEKSSRPVAYYATSSEKLAKDVQSLLLKLGINARLSKISQNGKGRDNYHVTITGQADLQIFVDQIGAVDKDKQASVEEIKTHIAQHQANTNRDVIPKQIWKTYVLPQIQIKGITTRDLQMRLGNAYCGTALYKHNLSRERAAKIATITQSPEIEKLSQSDIYWDSIVSITETGVEEVFDLTVPGPHNFVANDIIVHNSIEQDADLIMMIYRDEYYNPDTPDPGVAELLIVKHRNGPTGVVKLLFKPEFTQFLNLQRSNDY; translated from the coding sequence ATGGCTGCTAACCCTGCCCTGCCCCCCCAAAACATTGAAGCTGAAGAGTGCATCCTGGGGGGGATTCTCCTCGATCCAGAGGCCATGGGGCGCATCATTGACCTCCTGGTAGTAGACGCTTTTTACGTCAAGGCCCATCGTTTGATCTATGAGGCCATGCTTAGTCTCCATGGCCAAAGTCAGCCCACGGATTTGATGTCTGTCAGCAGTTGGCTCCAAGATCACCATCATTTCGAGGCGATCGGGGGCATGGTGAAATTAACTCAATTATTAGATCGCACCATTTCAGCGGTGAACATTGACCGTTTTGCCGCCCTAATCATGGATAAATATTTGCGTCGCCAATTAATTGCAGCGGGGCATGACATCGTTGATTTGGGTTACGAAACTAGCAAAGAATTAGAAACAATTTTCGATGAATCGGAACAAAAAATATTTCGCCTCACCCAATCTCGTCCCCAAGCAGGGCTAGTACCGTTATCAGAAACCTTAGTTAATACTTTCATTGAATTAGATAAATTACACGAAAAACTTTCCAGTCCAGGGGTAGAAACCCAATTCTATGATCTTGATGCAATGACAGGGGGATTACAGCGGGCAGATTTAATTATTTTGGCCGGCAGGCCGTCGATGGGAAAAACGGCATTCGGTTTAGGAATTGCCGCTAACATCGCTAAAAACCAGAATTTGCCTGTGGCTATTTTTAGCTTAGAAATGTCCAAGGAACAGTTGGCATTAAGACTAGTGGCTAGTGAATCCTTAATTGATAGTAACCGTTTACGGACAGGGCACTTTAGCCAAGCAGAATTTGAACCTTTAACGGCGGCCATGGGCACCCTTTCCAGTTTACCTATCTACATTGACGATACGGCAAGTATTTCCGTAACCCAAATGCGTTCCCAGGTGCGTCGCCTCCAAAGTGAACAAAAAGGTCCATTGGGTATGGTTCTAATTGATTATTTGCAACTGATGGAAGGAGGCAGTGATAATCGGGTACAGGAATTATCAAAAATTACCCGTTCTCTCAAAGGTTTAGCCAGGGAAATTAACGCGCCAGTAATTGCTTTATCTCAGTTAAGTCGAGCGGTGGAATCTAGAACTAACAAACGGCCAATGATGTCAGATTTAAGAGAGAGTGGCTGCATCAGTGGAGATAGTTTGATCAGCTTGGCGAGCACAGGAAAAAGAGTTTCTATTAAAGATTTGTTAGATGAAAAAGATTTTGAAATATGGGCAATTAATGAACAGACGATGAAGCTAGAATCAGCTAAAGTTAGTCGTGTATTTTGTACTGGCAAAAAGCTAGTTTATATTTTAAAAACTCGACTAGGTAGAACTATCAAGGCAACAGCAAATCATAGATTTTTAACTATTGATGGTTGGAAAAGATTAGATGAGCTATCTTTAAAAGAGCATATTGCTCTACCCCGTAAACTAGAAAGCTCCTCTTTACAATTAATGAGTGATGAGGAACTAGGATTACTAGGGCATCTAATTGGTGATGGCTGTACTTTACCTCGCCATGCTATTCAATATACAAGCAATAAAATAGAATTAGCTGAAAAGGTAGTCGAATTAGCAAAAGCAGTTTTTGGCGACCAAATTAATCCTCGTATCAGCCAAGAAAGGCAATGGTACCAAGTTTATATCCCTGCTAGTTATCGGCTAACCCATAACAAAAAAAATCCGATTACAAAATGGCTAGAGAATTTAGACGTATTCGGACTGCGTTCCTACGAAAAATTTGTTCCTAATCAAGTTTTTGAACAACCACAGAGGGCGATCGCCATTTTTCTAAGACATTTATGGAGTACAGATGGTTGCGTCAAATTAATAGTAGAAAAATCATCTAGACCGGTAGCTTATTACGCAACTAGTAGCGAGAAGTTAGCAAAGGATGTACAGTCGTTACTCTTGAAATTAGGCATTAACGCACGTCTATCAAAAATAAGTCAGAATGGCAAAGGCAGGGATAACTATCATGTAACCATTACAGGGCAAGCTGATTTACAAATCTTTGTTGATCAAATTGGCGCTGTTGACAAAGACAAACAGGCAAGTGTTGAGGAAATTAAAACCCATATCGCTCAACATCAAGCAAACACTAACAGGGATGTCATTCCAAAACAAATTTGGAAGACCTATGTGTTGCCACAAATTCAAATAAAAGGGATAACTACTCGCGACTTGCAAATGAGACTTGGTAATGCCTACTGTGGGACAGCTCTTTATAAACATAATTTGAGTAGGGAAAGAGCAGCAAAAATAGCCACTATTACCCAATCACCAGAAATAGAAAAGTTGTCTCAGAGTGATATTTACTGGGACTCCATCGTTTCTATTACGGAGACTGGAGTCGAAGAGGTTTTTGATTTGACTGTGCCAGGACCACATAACTTTGTCGCCAATGACATCATTGTCCATAACAGTATCGAACAAGACGCAGATTTAATTATGATGATTTATCGAGATGAATATTATAATCCCGACACGCCGGACCCAGGGGTAGCAGAATTGCTAATTGTTAAACATAGAAATGGACCCACTGGCGTAGTTAAATTGTTATTTAAACCGGAATTTACCCAATTTTTAAATTTGCAACGAAGTAATGATTACTAG
- a CDS encoding SulP family inorganic anion transporter: MQITNKIHFRNLQGDLFGGVTAAVIALPMALAFGIASGAGATAGLWGAVIVGFFAALFGGTPTLISEPTGPMTVVQTAVIASLVAADPDNGLAMAFTVVMMAGLFQIAFGLLKLGKYVTMMPYTVISGFMSGIGIILVILQLAPFLGQASPKGGVIGTLQALPNLVSNVRPVETLLALMTVGIIWFMPSRWKKFAPPQLVALVLGTIISITLFGDLDIRRIGEIQAGLPALQLPVFQADQLQRMLIDAAVLGMLGCIDALLTSVVADSLTRTEHNSNKELVGQGIGNVMSGLFGGLGGAGATMGTVVNIQSGGRTALSGLIRAMVLLVVILGAAKLAATIPLAVLAGIAFKVGVDIIDWGFLKRAHHVSIKGALIMYAVIVLTVLVDLIAAVGIGVFIANILTIDRMSALQSKAVKSISDADDEILLSANEKRWLDEGNGRVLLFQLSGPMIFGVAKAIAREHNAIQECAAIVFDLSDVPHLGVTASLALENAIEEAAEKGRAVYIVGATGQTKRRLEKLQVFRFVPESNCYDDRSEALKDAVLALGPHESEDSPSSSSVQTTY; this comes from the coding sequence ATGCAAATAACTAACAAAATTCATTTTAGGAACCTGCAGGGGGACCTTTTTGGCGGGGTTACAGCGGCGGTTATTGCCCTGCCCATGGCCTTAGCCTTCGGGATTGCTTCCGGAGCAGGGGCTACGGCCGGACTCTGGGGGGCGGTGATCGTAGGGTTTTTCGCGGCCTTATTTGGCGGCACCCCCACCTTAATTTCCGAACCGACTGGGCCCATGACGGTGGTGCAAACGGCGGTTATTGCTAGTTTAGTGGCGGCAGATCCCGACAATGGCTTGGCCATGGCCTTCACTGTGGTAATGATGGCGGGGTTGTTCCAGATTGCCTTTGGTCTGCTCAAATTGGGCAAATATGTCACCATGATGCCCTACACAGTCATTTCCGGCTTTATGTCCGGCATTGGGATTATTTTGGTGATTTTGCAACTGGCTCCCTTTCTTGGCCAAGCTAGTCCCAAGGGAGGGGTAATCGGCACCCTCCAGGCCCTCCCTAACCTAGTAAGCAATGTCAGGCCGGTGGAAACCCTATTGGCGCTCATGACGGTGGGCATTATTTGGTTTATGCCTTCCCGTTGGAAAAAGTTTGCTCCGCCCCAATTGGTGGCTTTAGTGTTGGGGACAATTATTTCCATCACCCTATTTGGCGATCTGGATATCCGTCGCATTGGGGAAATTCAGGCCGGTTTGCCCGCTCTACAGCTACCAGTGTTTCAGGCTGATCAATTACAGAGAATGCTGATTGATGCGGCTGTTCTGGGAATGCTGGGCTGTATTGATGCCCTCCTGACTTCGGTGGTGGCTGATAGCTTGACCCGCACAGAACATAACTCCAACAAGGAATTAGTCGGCCAGGGCATCGGCAATGTAATGTCCGGTTTATTTGGTGGCTTGGGGGGAGCTGGGGCCACCATGGGGACGGTGGTAAATATCCAGTCCGGGGGACGCACAGCTCTGTCTGGCTTGATCCGGGCGATGGTGTTGCTGGTGGTAATTTTAGGCGCAGCTAAATTGGCGGCTACCATTCCCCTAGCCGTATTGGCTGGTATTGCGTTCAAAGTTGGGGTGGACATTATTGATTGGGGGTTCCTCAAGCGGGCTCACCATGTCTCCATCAAAGGGGCCTTGATTATGTATGCCGTCATTGTCCTGACGGTGTTGGTGGATTTAATTGCGGCAGTAGGTATTGGTGTATTTATTGCCAATATTCTCACCATTGACCGTATGAGTGCGTTGCAGTCCAAAGCTGTGAAAAGTATTAGCGATGCCGACGACGAAATTCTCCTTTCCGCCAATGAGAAACGTTGGCTAGATGAGGGCAATGGCCGGGTCTTGCTTTTCCAACTCAGTGGCCCAATGATTTTTGGGGTGGCCAAGGCGATCGCCAGGGAACATAATGCCATTCAAGAATGTGCCGCCATTGTTTTTGATCTGAGCGATGTGCCCCATTTGGGAGTAACCGCTTCCCTGGCCCTGGAAAATGCCATTGAAGAAGCGGCGGAAAAAGGTCGGGCCGTTTACATTGTGGGGGCAACAGGGCAAACCAAGCGACGCTTGGAAA
- a CDS encoding elongation factor G gives MNNPTNESLRNVAIVGPYGSGKTTLLESVLWVSGSVSRKGNIKDGNTVSDSSPEAKARQMSVEVSVAGIDYENLRLNFLDCPGSIEFAQETYGALVGAGTAVIVCEADVSRVLTLAPLFKFLDDWAIPHLVFINKMDRAKQPFGEVLQALKSVSSRPLIPQQYPIYKGEELQGYIDLITEQAYQYHTGSAADPIALPAELAGAEHQARQEMLEALADFDDRLLEELLEEVEPPQAEIEADFKQELGADLIVPVVLGAAEQDFGVRPLLDVLIKEAPDPSVTAARRSLSTDGSGPVIAQVLKTYFTPQGRLSLARIWQGTLREADSLNGQRLGGIYRLFGNQQTPVQTATVGEIVGLARLENINTGTTLSTADVKPLPFVEPLPPVYGLAIAPEQRKDEVKLSTALGKLVEEDPSLTWEQNTETQEVILWGQGEIHLKVALERLERQYKLPMVSQQPQVPYKETIRKGTEVHGRYKHQTGGHGAFGDVYLTIKPLERGNGFSFSETIVGGVVPKQYIPGVEMGVREYLAKGPLGYPVVDIAVTLTDGSYHNVDSSEQAFKQAARLAMTEGMPQCNPVLLEPILSVNVTTPTEFTSRVLQLVSGHRGQILGYEARSDWKSWDQVAAHLPQAEMQNFIIELRSLTLGVGNFTWQSDHLQEVPDKFAPNLRPD, from the coding sequence ATGAACAACCCCACCAATGAATCCCTCCGCAACGTGGCCATTGTTGGCCCCTATGGCAGTGGTAAAACCACCCTGCTTGAAAGTGTTTTGTGGGTTAGTGGCAGTGTCAGCCGTAAGGGGAATATCAAAGACGGCAACACAGTGAGCGATAGCAGCCCTGAGGCCAAGGCCCGCCAAATGAGTGTGGAAGTGAGTGTGGCAGGGATTGATTATGAAAATTTGCGCTTAAATTTCCTCGATTGTCCAGGTTCCATCGAGTTTGCCCAGGAAACCTATGGAGCGTTGGTCGGCGCCGGTACTGCGGTCATCGTTTGTGAGGCGGATGTGAGTCGGGTTTTGACCCTCGCCCCTTTGTTTAAATTTTTGGATGATTGGGCCATTCCCCATCTGGTGTTTATCAATAAAATGGACCGGGCTAAACAACCCTTTGGGGAAGTTTTACAGGCCCTGAAAAGTGTTTCTTCCCGGCCCCTAATTCCCCAGCAGTATCCCATTTACAAAGGGGAGGAGTTACAGGGCTATATTGACCTCATTACGGAGCAAGCCTATCAATACCACACTGGCAGTGCCGCCGATCCCATTGCGTTGCCAGCGGAATTAGCCGGGGCTGAACACCAGGCCCGCCAGGAAATGTTGGAGGCGTTGGCGGACTTTGACGATCGCCTGTTGGAGGAATTGTTGGAGGAAGTGGAACCGCCCCAGGCGGAAATCGAAGCGGATTTCAAACAGGAATTGGGGGCAGATTTAATTGTGCCGGTGGTGCTGGGGGCGGCGGAGCAGGATTTCGGTGTCCGACCATTGCTGGATGTGTTGATTAAGGAAGCACCGGACCCCAGTGTGACGGCGGCCCGCCGGAGTTTGAGCACCGATGGTTCCGGCCCCGTCATTGCCCAGGTATTAAAAACCTATTTCACTCCCCAGGGTCGATTATCCCTGGCTCGCATTTGGCAGGGAACTTTACGGGAAGCTGACTCCCTAAATGGTCAAAGGCTGGGGGGCATTTATCGTCTTTTTGGTAATCAGCAAACACCGGTACAAACCGCCACGGTGGGGGAAATTGTGGGTCTAGCTCGGTTAGAAAATATCAACACCGGGACTACCCTTTCTACTGCTGATGTCAAACCCCTGCCCTTTGTTGAGCCTTTGCCCCCGGTCTATGGTCTGGCGATCGCCCCGGAACAGAGGAAAGATGAAGTCAAACTCAGCACTGCCCTGGGAAAATTAGTGGAGGAGGACCCTTCCCTAACTTGGGAGCAAAATACCGAAACCCAAGAAGTAATCCTTTGGGGCCAAGGGGAGATTCATCTCAAAGTGGCACTGGAAAGATTGGAAAGGCAATATAAACTGCCCATGGTCAGCCAACAACCCCAAGTTCCCTATAAAGAAACCATTCGTAAAGGCACAGAAGTTCACGGCCGCTACAAACATCAAACCGGTGGCCATGGCGCATTTGGCGATGTGTACCTTACCATTAAACCCCTGGAACGGGGTAACGGCTTTAGCTTCAGTGAAACCATTGTGGGGGGAGTGGTGCCCAAACAATATATTCCTGGGGTGGAAATGGGGGTACGAGAATATTTAGCTAAAGGCCCCCTTGGCTACCCTGTGGTGGATATCGCCGTTACTTTAACTGACGGTTCCTACCATAATGTTGACAGTTCTGAACAGGCTTTTAAACAGGCCGCCCGCCTAGCCATGACGGAAGGAATGCCCCAATGTAATCCGGTGTTGTTGGAGCCAATTTTGAGCGTTAACGTCACCACCCCAACGGAATTTACCTCTCGGGTGTTGCAACTAGTAAGCGGCCATCGGGGCCAAATTCTTGGTTACGAAGCCCGTTCCGACTGGAAAAGTTGGGACCAGGTGGCTGCCCATTTACCCCAAGCAGAAATGCAGAACTTCATTATTGAACTGCGTTCTTTGACCTTGGGGGTGGGGAATTTTACTTGGCAATCTGACCATCTCCAGGAAGTGCCGGATAAGTTTGCGCCTAATTTACGTCCAGATTGA